AACATCCCCtctcaacaaaaaaatagaatttaaTACAACCTCGTTTTTGTTGGATTGCATTAGACGCAGATCAGTACACAGTGTTACTTTCTAATCTGAGCATGTTATGGAAAAGGCTgaacaataatgtaaaaagaaacTGATCTCAAAATACATTCAGTAAGGAACCCCTAGTCCTTTCCACACAGTCACAGCAGATGCTGATTTATTATCTCTTCAACTTTAATAGGAACAATAAAAAGATGACAAACAATGAGTGTAATATAATTATGGGTgtttgagggaggaggtgataTCTGTGAGTGTAGTTTAGAGGTTAGAATAGctactgtatatatttactCTAGTATATACTTTAGATTATTGTACATTCATAAATTATGTGAATATTGACATGAAACCTAGGACACGACTTTCACTCGAGTGATAAAAAGTTCCGCCGCGGCGTTCTCAAACTCCTTCGCGTCCATATTGCCTCCCGGGCCCCGAGTCTGCGCTCCAGCCATGGCCTGGCCCAGCTTGTACGGGGAGATCTTGGCACTGGCCTCCAGGTACCGGAGAGCCTTCGCGTTGGCCTCGGGACAGGAAGTCCCTTTGGCGTTGGCGTTATCGCAGCGCTTGGCCTCGCAGCCCTGGGACGTCTCCAGGGCCTCCTTCAAGGTCCCCAGCACGGCTACGCACAGCGCCCGCGACGCCGGCCCCTGGTCCGGGCAGCACACTTCGGCGTAAAGCCTCTGGGCCTGCCGGATGTAGTCAGAGAAAACCGCACACGTGAGCACGCCGTGACGAAAGATATCATACGGGACGGCCTCGTGGTCTTGGCAATGGAGGCGTCGGAGGAGCGGAGCGGAGGTGGAGGCGGGGACTCCGCCCTCACTGCACAGACACTGTAGGGTCTGTGTGTAGAGGCCTCCcttcacccctccccctcctcctcctcctcctcctcctcctcctccctccgtcgGGCTGTCGGTGCTGGAGCCATCAGGGCCTTCAGGAGCGTCACCTGAACGTCTGACGGGCCCGCTGAGGTTCAAAAGGTCATAAGCCACACGGACATTGTTGCTGAAGGCAGATCTGGTGTTAAAATGAGAGAtgggacacaaagaaaaaacaatgattTAGTTAGAGGGAAAGGTGTGTTGAATatcaattaatacattaaattcCATTAAATAACATCTCAAATATCTCAAAACCTTACATATAAGACACTTACatatactactaataataataataattaaatcaaCCATTAGTTACAATTACTCACATTGTCTGTCATAAATTTTACATAATATTGTGCATCATAGCTGTATTGTAGCACCATTATTATTGTGGCCGACATAGGCCTGCATATTGTGATGGTATTGTGAGTTATTCTAAAACACCCACGGCTATAATAATCTCTATACAATAAGTCATGTCGTATATCTCTATAGAATAagtcatatatctctatataatgagtcatatatctctatacaatgagtcatgtcatatatctctatacaataagtcatgtcatatatctctatataataagtcatatatctctatacaatgagtcatgtcatatatctctatacaataagtcatatatctctatataataagtcatatatctctatacaataagtcatatatctctatacaataagtcatgtcatatatctctat
The genomic region above belongs to Cyclopterus lumpus isolate fCycLum1 chromosome 22, fCycLum1.pri, whole genome shotgun sequence and contains:
- the tpgs1 gene encoding tubulin polyglutamylase complex subunit 1, whose product is MADKEKRRSGAAPPGMPEVKATRSDGDREFLSRAGVGELLRGAILKMVEARSDDPIGFLADHFCNLSSVSETGTAGCGDGDQLNNAAQCAGAQEQQHLNRALWHLRLAHHSQRSAFSNNVRVAYDLLNLSGPVRRSGDAPEGPDGSSTDSPTEGGGGGGGGGGGGGVKGGLYTQTLQCLCSEGGVPASTSAPLLRRLHCQDHEAVPYDIFRHGVLTCAVFSDYIRQAQRLYAEVCCPDQGPASRALCVAVLGTLKEALETSQGCEAKRCDNANAKGTSCPEANAKALRYLEASAKISPYKLGQAMAGAQTRGPGGNMDAKEFENAAAELFITRVKVVS